A region of Chloracidobacterium sp. DNA encodes the following proteins:
- a CDS encoding DUF1015 domain-containing protein, whose translation MAIIKPFQALRPIAEEAKRVACVPYDVVYESEVRKFIASNSLSFLRVTRAEAEFPEGTTIAPEIVFERARQNLENFIKEGILVKDPERAFYVYQLVAESHTQTGLVGCVAIDDYESGHVKKHEKVRPDKVEDRTGHMLAVKAQTGLIFLAFRGTDKIHALFAEKTTAPPLYEFECPAGIVQRVWRAEHTDEWAAAFTEVPDLYIADGHHRAESARLAREKMRADNPAHTGAEDYNFVVAGMYPAEDLRILPYNRVVKDLNGLSTEEFFERIQENFVLVDSGEKVPQNHGEVCMYLDGKWHKLRFNVAYVRQPDPIERLDVSILQNFLLEPVLGIRDARTDQRIGFVGGARGTGELERIIDEGIAKVAFSMFATTMDDLFAVSDMGEIMPPKSTWFEPKLKDGLLVHMI comes from the coding sequence TTGGCAATTATTAAGCCTTTTCAAGCTTTACGGCCAATAGCTGAAGAAGCAAAGCGTGTAGCATGTGTGCCTTACGACGTTGTCTATGAGTCGGAGGTCCGTAAATTCATTGCGTCAAATTCATTAAGCTTTTTGCGTGTGACACGCGCCGAGGCAGAATTTCCCGAAGGAACGACAATCGCTCCTGAAATAGTCTTTGAGCGAGCCCGCCAAAATCTGGAAAATTTTATTAAAGAAGGCATTCTTGTCAAAGACCCCGAGCGAGCATTTTATGTATATCAACTCGTCGCCGAGAGCCATACGCAGACGGGACTTGTTGGTTGCGTTGCGATAGACGATTATGAATCGGGCCATGTCAAAAAGCACGAGAAAGTGAGGCCTGACAAGGTTGAAGATCGCACCGGGCATATGCTAGCCGTTAAGGCTCAAACCGGACTTATCTTCCTGGCATTTCGCGGCACTGATAAAATACACGCTTTGTTCGCAGAAAAGACAACTGCTCCGCCGCTTTACGAATTTGAGTGTCCGGCGGGCATTGTCCAGCGCGTTTGGCGGGCCGAACACACCGACGAGTGGGCCGCGGCATTTACTGAGGTTCCGGATCTATACATCGCCGATGGTCATCATCGAGCAGAGAGCGCCCGACTTGCGCGCGAAAAGATGCGTGCTGACAACCCCGCACATACGGGTGCGGAGGATTACAATTTTGTTGTCGCGGGCATGTATCCAGCAGAAGATCTACGGATATTGCCTTATAATCGTGTCGTAAAAGACCTCAACGGCCTTTCGACCGAAGAGTTTTTTGAACGGATCCAGGAGAATTTTGTTCTTGTGGATTCCGGCGAGAAAGTACCCCAAAATCATGGCGAGGTTTGCATGTATCTCGACGGCAAGTGGCATAAGCTGCGATTTAACGTTGCTTATGTCCGTCAACCAGACCCGATCGAGCGTCTTGATGTCAGCATTTTGCAGAACTTTCTCCTCGAACCGGTGTTGGGTATCCGTGATGCTCGAACGGACCAGCGAATCGGGTTTGTAGGCGGAGCCCGAGGAACCGGTGAGCTTGAGCGCATCATTGATGAAGGCATTGCAAAGGTCGCGTTTTCGATGTTCGCAACAACGATGGACGATCTATTTGCCGTTTCAGACATGGGTGAGATCATGCCGCCAAAATCGACGTGGTTCGAGCCGAAACTAAAAGATGGATTGCTCGTCCACATGATCTAA
- a CDS encoding 4a-hydroxytetrahydrobiopterin dehydratase: MQRQILGESKLEQALRSLNAWTVDGKLLKKRLKFENFSSALDFVNEVGALAEVADHHPDITFGWGYAEIALTTHDRGGITDVDIALAKRIDEI, from the coding sequence ATGCAGCGTCAAATATTAGGAGAAAGCAAACTGGAGCAGGCACTTCGCAGCCTCAACGCCTGGACAGTCGATGGAAAATTACTAAAAAAACGGTTAAAATTCGAAAACTTCTCTTCAGCATTAGATTTTGTAAATGAAGTTGGAGCACTAGCAGAAGTTGCGGATCACCATCCTGACATTACATTTGGATGGGGCTACGCCGAGATCGCTTTAACAACACACGATAGAGGTGGTATAACCGATGTTGATATTGCTCTGGCAAAAAGGATTGATGAAATATGA
- a CDS encoding DUF4878 domain-containing protein, translated as MRIWSIVLIFSFAAFLTSCGEQQPATPLETYKTYTKAIKRKDTAAMKLLLSEATIKMNEQEATAQGVSVDDIVKRETLFIESQKSVEYRDEKIDGDKATLQVKNSFGSWETVPFVREEGVWKIDKLGQANQMMKDILNRQKQAFGDEGTIHNKAFGEDVDDSAPIEEMPKGE; from the coding sequence ATGCGTATTTGGTCAATAGTTTTAATATTTTCATTCGCCGCCTTTTTAACTTCATGCGGTGAACAACAGCCCGCGACGCCGCTCGAAACATACAAAACATACACTAAAGCTATCAAACGAAAGGACACGGCGGCAATGAAGCTTCTGCTTTCCGAGGCGACGATAAAGATGAACGAACAAGAGGCAACGGCTCAGGGAGTGTCCGTCGATGACATTGTAAAACGCGAGACGCTATTTATCGAGAGCCAGAAATCGGTCGAGTATCGCGACGAAAAGATAGATGGAGACAAGGCAACCCTACAGGTCAAAAATTCGTTCGGTTCGTGGGAAACCGTTCCTTTCGTTCGCGAAGAAGGCGTCTGGAAGATCGATAAGCTTGGCCAGGCCAACCAAATGATGAAGGACATCCTAAACAGGCAAAAGCAAGCTTTCGGCGACGAAGGCACCATACACAATAAGGCATTTGGCGAGGATGTGGACGATTCCGCACCTATCGAAGAAATGCCCAAGGGAGAGTAA